One window of the Prochlorococcus marinus CUG1438 genome contains the following:
- a CDS encoding urease subunit beta — protein MSNLIPGEIIPEQGEIELNLGKEVKTVKVSNSGDRPVQIGSHYHFYEANKALIFDREITLGMRLDIPAGTAIRFEPGDTTDVKLIPYSGLRIAHGFNSLVNGPLDT, from the coding sequence ATGAGTAATTTAATTCCTGGCGAAATAATTCCTGAACAAGGTGAAATCGAGTTAAATCTTGGTAAGGAAGTTAAAACAGTAAAAGTTTCTAATTCTGGAGATAGACCTGTACAAATTGGATCTCATTATCATTTTTATGAAGCTAATAAGGCTTTAATTTTTGATCGTGAAATAACACTTGGTATGCGTCTTGACATTCCTGCAGGAACAGCAATTAGATTTGAACCCGGAGATACAACTGATGTCAAATTAATTCCTTATTCAGGTTTAAGAATTGCACATGGTTTCAATTCATTGGTTAACGGTCCACTAGATACTTAA
- a CDS encoding branched-chain amino acid ABC transporter permease yields MELLLDCLFNGVAIGSVLLVAALGLAIVFGLMGVINLAHGELMMLGAYTTYVTQLIFKLPILKPFYNSYIIVSIFLAFIVSGVVGILLEKTIIRKLYGSPLETLLATWGVSLILQQFVRSVPLAFGTGLVISLLIGLILPTTFPPKIKESINFKYFKFSSWILSALTGVLTGSVISSTVSKLSRASARNVDVTAPSWMRGQVEILGTAFPKTRLMIIVITLISVIAITLFLNQSAWGMRIRAVTQNRQMSDCLGISTEKVDIITFGIGSGLAGVAGVAVSLLGSVGPNVGGNYIVGCFMVVVLGGVGNLLGTVLASFGIGIMTDLIGAGRLLSIWPDMPLPLSNTINFFATTSMARVMIFALIVIFLQFKPTGLFPQKGRMVEN; encoded by the coding sequence TTGGAGTTACTTCTCGACTGTCTTTTTAATGGTGTTGCGATCGGATCTGTACTACTTGTTGCTGCATTAGGTCTTGCGATTGTTTTTGGTCTGATGGGTGTTATTAATCTTGCCCATGGAGAACTTATGATGCTTGGGGCTTACACAACATACGTAACACAATTAATTTTCAAATTACCAATATTAAAACCCTTCTACAATTCATACATAATAGTTTCAATTTTCCTTGCATTTATTGTTAGTGGGGTAGTAGGCATTCTCTTGGAAAAAACTATAATAAGGAAGCTTTATGGAAGTCCACTAGAAACTCTTCTCGCAACTTGGGGCGTTAGCCTAATTCTTCAACAATTTGTCAGAAGTGTACCTTTGGCATTTGGGACCGGACTAGTTATAAGTCTTTTAATTGGTTTAATTTTACCAACAACGTTTCCTCCAAAAATAAAAGAATCAATAAATTTCAAATACTTTAAATTTAGTTCTTGGATATTGTCTGCTTTAACTGGGGTTCTAACAGGTAGCGTTATTTCATCCACTGTAAGCAAACTAAGTAGGGCGAGTGCTCGTAATGTTGACGTTACAGCTCCCTCATGGATGAGAGGTCAAGTAGAAATCTTAGGAACTGCATTTCCTAAAACAAGATTAATGATAATTGTAATTACACTTATCTCTGTAATAGCAATAACATTATTTCTAAACCAAAGTGCTTGGGGGATGCGTATTAGAGCAGTTACTCAGAACCGACAAATGAGTGACTGCCTTGGTATATCTACTGAAAAAGTTGATATAATTACCTTCGGAATAGGATCTGGCTTAGCAGGAGTTGCTGGAGTAGCAGTATCACTATTAGGTTCTGTAGGACCAAATGTTGGCGGAAATTACATAGTGGGTTGTTTTATGGTTGTAGTTCTTGGGGGAGTAGGAAATTTGTTAGGTACAGTACTTGCTTCCTTTGGAATAGGAATAATGACGGATTTAATTGGAGCTGGAAGGCTCTTATCAATATGGCCAGATATGCCTTTACCACTCTCAAATACAATCAACTTTTTTGCGACAACTAGTATGGCTAGAGTAATGATATTTGCATTAATAGTTATATTCTTGCAATTTAAACCTACAGGTTTATTTCCTCAAAAAGGCAGGATGGTGGAAAACTAA
- the ureE gene encoding urease accessory protein UreE, translating to MRMNKQIVVTDWIKKKPRLGSFLKLTLSSDERRILRGKRLTDCDQEIILQLPREGKLNDGDILSTNLSNYYVEIIAKSENLIEISSNSKIELIKTAYHLGNRHVEVEIEEDILLTKDDYVIESMLKNFNVDIVNIQKKFFPERGAHSHE from the coding sequence ATGAGAATGAATAAACAAATAGTTGTAACTGATTGGATCAAGAAAAAACCTCGACTAGGTTCATTTTTAAAACTTACCCTAAGTTCAGATGAAAGAAGAATCTTACGTGGAAAAAGATTAACTGATTGTGATCAAGAAATAATTTTACAACTACCTAGAGAAGGCAAATTAAATGATGGAGATATTCTTTCAACTAATTTGTCAAATTATTATGTAGAGATAATTGCCAAATCAGAAAATTTAATTGAAATAAGTTCCAACTCTAAAATTGAACTTATTAAAACTGCTTATCATTTAGGAAATAGGCATGTAGAAGTAGAAATTGAAGAAGATATACTTCTAACAAAAGATGATTACGTAATTGAAAGTATGCTTAAAAATTTTAATGTTGATATAGTAAATATCCAGAAAAAATTTTTTCCGGAAAGAGGTGCCCATAGTCATGAGTAA
- a CDS encoding urease accessory protein UreD — MIKTSWEGNCFLNFFNNKASLGNVDKTIFKSKSTSPYKLLKSTHDQEGRCILPVLHTAGGLVGGDLLEFEVNLEKNSKVLLTTSSAQKVYGSVGISKINPKGTFSKQKNLINILDNSHLEYLPQETIIFANGLYEQKFNVSISETSSFLFTDLIRLGRSSSGESIENGVFRSKLEIMRNNDLYDDWEYVDQIELSKTSYISKSGMDYMPVFGSLIWICEKDFSKSKITNLVGNIKKIFKETDNNLSIGLLENGISVRFLGSSSQEARKCFFCIWKQIRSVSGFCEPKYQGVWPLQDSMNY, encoded by the coding sequence ATGATTAAAACTTCTTGGGAAGGTAATTGTTTCTTAAATTTTTTTAATAATAAAGCAAGTTTAGGAAATGTTGATAAAACAATCTTTAAATCTAAATCAACTTCTCCTTACAAGTTATTAAAGTCTACTCATGATCAGGAGGGCAGATGTATTTTACCTGTTTTACATACCGCAGGAGGATTAGTTGGAGGCGATTTACTTGAGTTTGAGGTAAATCTTGAAAAAAACTCTAAGGTATTGTTGACTACTTCTTCAGCTCAGAAAGTATATGGATCAGTTGGAATATCTAAAATCAATCCAAAAGGAACTTTTTCGAAGCAAAAAAATCTCATAAATATTCTTGATAATTCTCATTTGGAATATCTCCCTCAAGAAACAATTATCTTTGCAAATGGTTTATATGAGCAAAAGTTTAATGTATCTATTTCAGAAACTTCAAGTTTTTTATTTACTGATTTAATAAGACTAGGAAGATCTTCTTCCGGAGAATCTATTGAGAATGGAGTTTTTAGGTCTAAATTAGAAATTATGAGAAATAATGATTTATATGATGATTGGGAATATGTTGATCAAATTGAATTATCCAAAACAAGTTATATATCCAAGTCAGGAATGGATTACATGCCCGTTTTCGGATCTTTAATTTGGATTTGCGAAAAAGATTTTTCTAAGTCAAAAATAACTAATCTTGTGGGAAATATAAAAAAGATTTTTAAAGAAACTGATAATAATTTATCTATTGGACTCCTTGAAAATGGTATCTCTGTAAGATTCCTTGGGAGTTCTTCTCAAGAAGCTAGGAAATGTTTTTTTTGTATTTGGAAACAAATTAGGTCTGTTAGTGGATTTTGTGAGCCAAAATATCAAGGTGTATGGCCTTTACAAGATTCTATGAATTATTAA
- the ureC gene encoding urease subunit alpha: protein MSYKIYRNTYAQTYGPTTGDRVRLADTELFIEVEKDLTTYGDEVKFGGGKVIRDGMGQSQVRRSDGAVDTVITNALIVDWWGIIKADVGIKDGMIFEIGKAGNPDIQDNVDIVIGASTEVIAGEGHILTAGSIDTHIHFICPQQIETALASGITTMLGGGTGPATGTNATTCTPGSFHISRMLQSAEAFPMNLGFFGKGNSTNESNLIDQVEAGACGLKLHEDWGTTPSTINSCLNVADKFDVQVCIHTDTLNEAGFVEDTINAIAGRTIHTFHTEGAGGGHAPDIIKICGEKNVLPSSTNPTRPYTRNTLEEHLDMLMVCHHLDSKIPEDIAFAESRIRRETIAAEDILHDIGAFSIIASDSQAMGRVGEVITRTFQTAHKMKVQRGPLSQDSDRNDNFRVKRYISKVTINPAIAHGINKHVGSIEKGKIADLVLWKPSFFAVKPEIVVKGGSIVWAQMGDANASIPTPGPVHGRPMFASFGQSLIKSSLTFLSNNSIDQNIPKKLGLQKKCIAVENTRNINKSDLKLNSKLPNISVDPQTYEVFSDGELLTCEPLDEVPMAQRYFLL from the coding sequence ATGTCCTATAAAATTTACAGAAATACTTATGCGCAAACTTACGGACCCACTACAGGAGACAGAGTAAGACTTGCTGATACCGAACTTTTTATAGAAGTAGAAAAGGATTTAACTACATACGGAGATGAAGTTAAATTTGGTGGAGGTAAAGTTATTCGAGATGGTATGGGACAGTCTCAAGTAAGAAGATCTGATGGAGCTGTAGATACCGTAATAACAAATGCTTTGATCGTAGATTGGTGGGGAATAATTAAGGCGGATGTGGGTATAAAAGATGGAATGATTTTTGAAATTGGAAAGGCTGGTAATCCTGATATCCAGGATAATGTCGATATTGTTATTGGTGCATCAACAGAAGTAATAGCTGGAGAAGGCCATATTCTCACTGCAGGTTCAATAGACACCCACATTCACTTTATATGTCCCCAACAAATTGAGACAGCATTAGCCTCAGGAATTACAACCATGTTGGGAGGAGGAACTGGTCCTGCAACTGGCACAAATGCCACTACTTGTACTCCGGGTTCTTTTCATATTTCAAGAATGCTTCAATCTGCAGAAGCATTTCCCATGAATTTAGGATTTTTTGGCAAAGGAAACTCAACAAACGAGAGCAATCTTATTGATCAGGTTGAAGCTGGTGCATGTGGATTGAAGCTCCATGAGGATTGGGGAACAACTCCCTCTACAATAAATTCATGTCTTAATGTTGCAGATAAGTTTGACGTACAAGTATGTATTCATACTGATACTTTGAATGAGGCAGGCTTTGTTGAAGATACCATTAACGCTATTGCAGGAAGAACTATTCATACTTTTCATACCGAAGGAGCAGGAGGTGGTCATGCGCCAGATATCATAAAAATTTGTGGAGAAAAAAATGTTCTTCCAAGTAGTACTAATCCAACAAGACCCTACACGCGAAACACATTAGAAGAACATCTTGACATGTTAATGGTTTGTCATCATTTAGATTCAAAAATTCCAGAAGATATTGCATTTGCTGAATCAAGGATCAGAAGAGAAACTATTGCTGCGGAGGATATATTGCATGATATAGGTGCCTTTTCAATTATTGCTAGTGATTCGCAAGCTATGGGAAGAGTTGGTGAAGTAATTACAAGAACTTTTCAAACCGCGCATAAAATGAAAGTCCAAAGGGGGCCGCTATCGCAGGATTCAGATAGAAACGATAATTTCAGAGTAAAGAGATACATTTCTAAAGTCACAATTAATCCTGCAATAGCTCATGGTATTAATAAACATGTTGGGTCCATAGAAAAGGGAAAAATTGCTGATTTGGTGTTATGGAAACCTTCCTTTTTTGCGGTAAAGCCTGAAATAGTTGTTAAAGGAGGATCTATAGTTTGGGCACAAATGGGTGATGCAAATGCTTCTATCCCTACTCCAGGTCCTGTACATGGTCGTCCTATGTTTGCAAGTTTCGGCCAATCTCTAATTAAGAGTTCCTTAACCTTTTTAAGTAATAATTCAATTGATCAAAATATTCCAAAGAAATTAGGCTTACAGAAAAAATGTATTGCCGTAGAAAATACTAGAAATATCAATAAATCCGACTTAAAACTTAATAGTAAACTACCAAATATTTCAGTTGATCCTCAAACTTATGAAGTTTTTTCTGATGGGGAACTTCTTACGTGTGAACCTCTTGATGAAGTCCCAATGGCTCAAAGGTACTTTTTACTTTAG
- a CDS encoding urease accessory protein UreF — MSKSHLLKYLLISPNLPVGGFCYSEGLESYLNNKDLKDSNSVNELIISELKFGQIRLDAKMLLDFFEIFNELNKGKNLKSNLHKLLSLDKWILSSKDSVEIREQQTQMAKSLFFLIKEFGYEYLYKKNNKNSWPLAWSWACYCFEITKLEMVENFFYAWSANQLSAALRIIPIGSTKAQIIQRDLLAIISKVSKEIMDKEIDDIYFGNVGLAMAQQNHNDLYTKLFRN; from the coding sequence ATGAGTAAAAGTCATTTATTAAAATATTTATTAATAAGCCCTAACTTACCAGTTGGAGGATTTTGTTATTCAGAGGGATTGGAAAGTTACCTAAATAATAAAGATTTGAAAGACTCAAATTCGGTAAATGAATTAATCATAAGTGAACTAAAATTTGGTCAGATTAGACTAGATGCAAAAATGTTATTAGATTTTTTTGAAATTTTTAATGAGTTAAACAAAGGCAAAAATTTAAAAAGTAATTTGCATAAGCTATTGAGTTTGGATAAATGGATCCTATCATCAAAAGACTCGGTCGAAATTAGAGAACAACAAACTCAAATGGCAAAATCTCTCTTTTTTTTAATCAAAGAATTTGGATATGAATATCTATATAAAAAAAATAATAAAAACTCCTGGCCTTTGGCGTGGAGTTGGGCTTGTTATTGTTTTGAAATTACGAAATTGGAAATGGTTGAGAATTTTTTCTATGCGTGGAGTGCAAACCAACTTAGTGCAGCCTTAAGGATTATTCCTATTGGTTCAACAAAAGCACAAATAATTCAGAGAGATTTATTAGCAATAATTTCAAAAGTTTCTAAAGAAATTATGGACAAAGAAATTGATGACATCTATTTTGGCAATGTAGGTTTAGCTATGGCACAACAAAATCATAATGATCTTTATACAAAACTTTTTAGAAATTAA
- the urtD gene encoding urea ABC transporter ATP-binding protein UrtD, with protein MINKDLLNLIDITVSFEGFLALNKLNLNLKKGELRAVIGPNGAGKTTFLDVITGKVKPTKGEVIFKGKSLVGRKEHKIARLGVGRKFQSPRIFENLTVKENLEISVSTPKSPLNLIKKSIKDEQLYEIERLTKIVNLAQKVDSKAGSLSHGQKQWLEIAMLVGQKPDLMLVDEPVAGLTDEETDLTADLLKSLSGENTVVVIDHDMEFIRRLDSNVSVLNQGTVLCEGTMETIQKNQKVIDVYLGRPED; from the coding sequence ATGATTAATAAAGATCTTTTAAATTTAATAGATATTACTGTTAGTTTCGAGGGTTTTTTAGCTCTCAACAAACTTAATTTAAATTTAAAGAAAGGAGAATTAAGAGCTGTAATAGGACCCAACGGGGCAGGTAAAACAACATTTCTTGATGTAATAACTGGAAAGGTTAAGCCAACAAAAGGTGAAGTAATTTTCAAAGGAAAATCATTAGTAGGTAGAAAGGAGCATAAGATTGCTCGTCTTGGAGTGGGAAGAAAGTTCCAAAGTCCAAGAATCTTTGAAAATCTAACTGTAAAAGAAAATCTTGAAATATCAGTGTCAACCCCTAAAAGTCCCTTAAACCTTATAAAAAAAAGTATTAAGGATGAGCAACTTTATGAAATTGAACGTCTTACGAAAATTGTCAATTTAGCTCAAAAAGTTGATTCTAAAGCTGGTTCTTTATCACATGGCCAAAAACAATGGCTCGAGATAGCCATGTTAGTGGGACAGAAGCCAGATTTAATGTTAGTTGATGAACCTGTTGCTGGTTTAACTGATGAAGAAACTGATCTTACAGCTGATTTATTAAAATCACTATCAGGAGAAAATACTGTAGTGGTAATAGATCACGATATGGAATTTATAAGAAGACTTGATAGTAATGTTTCAGTATTAAATCAAGGCACAGTATTATGCGAGGGAACTATGGAAACTATACAAAAGAATCAAAAAGTTATTGATGTTTATCTAGGAAGGCCAGAGGATTAG
- the urtA gene encoding urea ABC transporter substrate-binding protein, producing MRISRRILAGLATASLAVTATSCGGGGTSGSFDDTVTVGILHSLSGTMAISESTLVDTEKMAIEEINAAGGVKVGGKSYKIEYIVEDGASDWPTFAEKSKKLIDQDEVPVVFGGWTSASRKAMLPVYESKDAFLYYPIQYEAQECSNNIFYTGATPNQQSEPATDFMYKRSPAAGGDFFLVGSDYVFPRTSNTITKAQVKQLGGKVVGEDYLPLGNTEVAPIISKIKKALPEGGIIINTLNGDQNVAFFKQIQDAGITPSNGYYVMNYSIAEEEISTIGPEFLEGHYGAWNYMMSIDTPASKKFAKSFKKRWGSDRVVADPQESAYNMVYLWKQAVEDAGTFDDNAVREALVGQKFDAPQGPVEVMPNHHLSQTVRIGEINAEGGFTILEETGVVLPQAWNQKHPSSKGFACDWTDPSKGEKYKL from the coding sequence ATGAGAATTTCAAGGCGTATTTTGGCAGGATTAGCTACTGCCTCACTTGCTGTTACAGCTACTTCATGTGGAGGAGGTGGAACCTCCGGAAGTTTCGATGACACCGTTACCGTTGGTATTTTACATTCTTTATCTGGAACAATGGCGATTTCTGAATCAACACTTGTTGATACAGAAAAAATGGCTATTGAAGAGATAAATGCTGCTGGTGGTGTAAAAGTTGGCGGCAAAAGCTACAAAATAGAATACATAGTTGAAGATGGTGCTTCTGATTGGCCTACTTTTGCTGAGAAATCCAAAAAACTTATAGACCAAGACGAAGTTCCTGTTGTATTTGGTGGTTGGACATCTGCAAGTAGAAAGGCAATGCTACCAGTCTACGAATCTAAGGATGCTTTCCTTTACTACCCAATTCAATATGAAGCACAAGAATGTTCTAACAACATTTTCTACACAGGAGCTACACCAAACCAACAATCAGAACCAGCTACAGATTTTATGTATAAGCGTTCACCCGCGGCTGGTGGAGATTTCTTCCTTGTAGGTTCTGATTATGTATTCCCGAGAACTTCAAACACAATCACAAAAGCACAGGTCAAACAGTTAGGAGGTAAAGTAGTTGGCGAAGATTATCTTCCATTAGGAAATACCGAAGTTGCTCCAATTATCTCAAAAATCAAAAAGGCGCTTCCTGAAGGTGGAATTATCATTAATACACTTAATGGTGACCAAAACGTTGCATTCTTCAAACAGATTCAAGACGCAGGTATCACTCCTTCGAATGGCTACTATGTAATGAACTATTCGATTGCTGAAGAAGAGATTAGTACAATTGGCCCTGAGTTCCTTGAAGGTCACTACGGAGCTTGGAACTACATGATGTCAATTGATACGCCTGCATCTAAGAAATTTGCTAAAAGTTTCAAGAAAAGATGGGGTTCAGATCGTGTTGTAGCTGATCCTCAAGAATCTGCTTATAACATGGTTTACTTATGGAAACAAGCAGTTGAAGATGCAGGAACTTTCGACGACAACGCGGTAAGGGAAGCCTTAGTTGGTCAAAAATTTGATGCCCCACAAGGTCCAGTTGAAGTTATGCCTAACCATCACTTGTCTCAAACAGTAAGAATTGGAGAGATTAATGCAGAGGGTGGCTTTACAATTCTTGAAGAGACAGGAGTTGTTCTTCCTCAAGCATGGAACCAAAAGCATCCAAGTTCAAAAGGATTTGCATGCGATTGGACAGATCCTTCAAAAGGAGAAAAGTATAAGCTTTAA
- the urtE gene encoding urea ABC transporter ATP-binding subunit UrtE, producing MKNLLEIKSLNTYYGESHILRDVDLNVQSGEMVCLIGRNGVGKTTLLKSLIGLLRQKKGDIYLIGENINRKAPHQRARKGMAYVPQGREIIPYLSVEENLMLGMESLPGGLSKNKKIDPFIYDLFPILKDFLQRKGGDLSGGQQQQLAIARALLGKPKLLLLDEPTEGIQPNIVLDIENAINQIIRDTGIGVLLVEQHLHFVRQANRYYAMQRGGIVASGNTSELSQAVIDKFLSV from the coding sequence ATGAAGAACTTACTTGAAATAAAATCATTGAATACATATTATGGCGAAAGTCATATCCTCAGAGATGTAGATTTAAATGTCCAATCAGGAGAAATGGTTTGTTTGATTGGAAGAAATGGAGTTGGCAAGACAACTTTATTGAAATCACTTATTGGTTTGTTAAGACAAAAAAAAGGCGATATTTATTTGATTGGCGAAAATATCAATAGAAAAGCACCTCATCAGAGGGCGAGGAAAGGAATGGCTTACGTTCCTCAAGGTCGAGAAATTATTCCATATCTATCAGTTGAAGAAAATCTTATGTTAGGAATGGAGTCGTTGCCAGGTGGATTATCTAAGAACAAGAAAATAGATCCATTTATTTATGATCTATTCCCAATCCTAAAAGATTTTCTACAAAGGAAAGGAGGAGATCTCAGCGGTGGACAACAACAGCAACTAGCTATTGCAAGAGCATTGCTGGGCAAACCTAAACTATTATTACTTGACGAACCAACAGAAGGTATTCAGCCAAATATAGTTTTAGACATAGAAAATGCAATCAATCAGATAATTAGAGATACAGGAATTGGTGTTTTATTAGTGGAGCAACACTTGCATTTTGTAAGACAAGCCAATAGATATTATGCGATGCAACGCGGAGGTATTGTTGCTAGCGGAAATACTAGTGAGTTGAGTCAAGCTGTTATAGATAAGTTCTTAAGTGTTTAA
- a CDS encoding RNA-binding protein — protein sequence MIKRVFSILILTFLLLFSSPVYSLDNSSTTLEKYTKKISNKFTKTYCNTTKFGISYEGALAFATGETNKEFKNNKLNKFIDYSLLKNLIVNDLENSCQVYDFATSNLDNLKFS from the coding sequence ATGATTAAAAGAGTTTTTTCGATATTAATTTTAACTTTTCTTCTCCTATTTAGTAGTCCGGTTTACTCATTAGATAATTCTTCTACAACTCTTGAAAAGTATACAAAAAAGATTTCTAATAAGTTCACTAAAACTTACTGCAACACTACCAAATTCGGTATTTCTTATGAAGGAGCTTTGGCTTTTGCTACCGGAGAGACTAATAAGGAATTTAAAAATAATAAACTCAATAAGTTTATAGATTATTCTCTTCTAAAAAATTTAATAGTTAATGATTTAGAAAATAGTTGCCAGGTTTATGATTTTGCTACTAGTAATTTAGACAATCTGAAATTTAGCTAG
- the urtC gene encoding urea ABC transporter permease subunit UrtC — protein MSLSKFKFDKRIVLSFWIILIALIIAAPTLLPVFRLNLLGRYLSLSIVALGVDLIWGYTGLLSLGQGIFFALGGYCAAMYLQITSSSEFPNNIPEFFALYGVEKLPFFWEPFRSPIFTLFAIWIIPALVAGLIGFLVFRNRIKGVYFSILTQASLLVFFNFFNGQQKLINGTNGLKTDVTQLFGQMVGSESMQRIFFWITAILVIVAWFFAKWVVKGRFGNILIGIRDDEPRVRFTGYNPVIFKTIIFSIAGGLAGVSGALYTVQSGIVSPQFMTVPFSIEMVIWVAVGGRGTLLGAILGAVLINYAKSLVSEALPASWMFIQGGLFILVVTALPEGVLGWIQGDGPRNLLQRFGLKRKIETYPSLEVNNKEGNND, from the coding sequence ATGTCTCTGAGTAAATTTAAATTTGATAAAAGAATAGTATTATCATTCTGGATAATATTAATAGCTCTTATTATTGCAGCACCAACCTTACTACCTGTATTTAGACTAAATCTTCTTGGTAGATACTTATCTCTGTCCATAGTCGCTCTTGGTGTAGATCTTATCTGGGGATATACAGGTTTACTAAGTCTTGGACAAGGTATATTTTTTGCATTAGGTGGATATTGTGCAGCAATGTATTTGCAAATTACAAGCTCTTCTGAATTCCCAAATAATATTCCTGAATTTTTTGCTTTATATGGTGTTGAAAAATTGCCTTTTTTCTGGGAACCGTTTAGATCGCCAATTTTCACCTTATTCGCTATCTGGATAATACCAGCATTGGTTGCGGGTTTAATTGGTTTTCTTGTTTTCAGGAATAGAATAAAAGGGGTTTATTTTTCTATACTTACTCAAGCTTCTCTGCTCGTATTCTTCAACTTCTTTAATGGACAACAGAAACTTATAAATGGAACAAATGGATTAAAAACTGATGTAACACAACTATTTGGTCAAATGGTAGGTTCTGAGTCCATGCAAAGAATATTCTTTTGGATAACTGCCATTTTAGTAATAGTTGCGTGGTTTTTTGCAAAGTGGGTAGTTAAAGGAAGATTTGGAAATATTCTTATAGGAATACGAGATGATGAACCAAGAGTTAGGTTTACAGGATATAACCCAGTTATTTTCAAGACGATAATATTTTCAATTGCTGGAGGTCTCGCTGGAGTTTCAGGAGCTTTATATACTGTTCAGTCTGGAATAGTATCGCCTCAATTTATGACAGTTCCATTTTCTATAGAAATGGTTATATGGGTTGCTGTTGGAGGTAGAGGAACTTTATTGGGAGCGATACTAGGAGCAGTTTTAATAAACTATGCAAAAAGTCTAGTAAGTGAAGCTTTACCTGCTAGCTGGATGTTTATCCAAGGAGGATTATTTATCTTAGTTGTAACAGCTCTGCCAGAGGGAGTTTTAGGATGGATTCAAGGAGATGGGCCTAGGAATCTTCTTCAAAGATTTGGTTTGAAAAGAAAGATTGAAACCTATCCAAGCTTAGAAGTTAACAATAAGGAGGGGAATAATGATTAA
- the ureG gene encoding urease accessory protein UreG yields MSSKLRVGVAGPVGSGKTALVETLCLSLKNNYEIAVVTNDIYTKEDANFLINKKVLEEGRIIGVETGGCPHTAIREDCSLNKNAVLDLENKYNPLDFVFVESGGDNLASSFSPELVDLSIYVIDVSAGDKIPRKGGPGITRSDLLLINKIDLADMVGADLNIMKSDTELMRKGKPWFFTNLSCGKGVEEITYFLESHIPNNRN; encoded by the coding sequence ATGAGCAGCAAATTGAGAGTAGGAGTTGCTGGACCTGTAGGTTCAGGAAAAACTGCATTAGTAGAGACTCTATGCTTAAGCCTGAAAAATAATTATGAGATAGCTGTTGTCACCAATGATATCTACACCAAAGAAGATGCTAACTTTCTAATAAATAAAAAAGTTTTAGAGGAAGGAAGGATTATTGGAGTGGAAACAGGTGGTTGTCCCCATACAGCGATAAGAGAGGATTGTTCCTTAAATAAAAATGCAGTTTTAGATTTAGAAAATAAATATAACCCTTTAGATTTTGTTTTTGTAGAAAGTGGAGGTGACAATTTAGCATCTAGCTTTAGTCCAGAACTTGTAGATTTATCAATATATGTGATTGATGTATCTGCTGGAGACAAAATCCCTAGAAAAGGGGGACCAGGGATAACAAGGTCAGATTTATTACTAATAAACAAAATTGACTTAGCAGATATGGTTGGTGCAGATTTAAATATTATGAAAAGTGATACGGAATTAATGAGAAAAGGGAAACCTTGGTTTTTTACCAACCTTAGTTGTGGCAAAGGTGTTGAAGAAATAACTTATTTTTTAGAATCACATATACCCAACAATCGAAACTAG
- a CDS encoding urease subunit gamma: MHLSPQEKDKLLIFSAALLAERRLSRGLKLNYPETIAFLSLQVLEGARDGKSVSQLMSEGTTWLSKSQVMEGIPEMVDEVQIEAVFPDGTKLVTIHNPIN; this comes from the coding sequence ATGCATCTTTCACCTCAAGAAAAGGATAAATTATTGATTTTTTCTGCAGCGCTCTTAGCTGAAAGAAGACTTAGTCGAGGTCTTAAGCTTAATTATCCTGAAACAATTGCTTTTTTGAGTTTACAAGTTCTTGAAGGAGCTCGTGATGGGAAAAGTGTTAGTCAATTAATGTCAGAGGGAACTACCTGGCTTTCAAAATCACAAGTTATGGAGGGCATTCCTGAAATGGTTGATGAAGTTCAAATAGAAGCTGTTTTCCCCGACGGGACAAAGTTAGTTACTATTCACAATCCGATTAACTAG